A window of Amycolatopsis tolypomycina genomic DNA:
ACCGCTCATTGTCCCCGGAAGGACGCATCTTGGCAGTCTCTCCCGCGAACCAGGCCACTGCTGCGACCAACTCGGCTGAATCTCGCTCGGAGGCCACGGGAATCCCCGGCGCGCCCAAGCGGGTTTCCTTCGCAAAGATTCGCGAACCCCTGAACACCCCCAACCTGCTCGACGTCCAGATCCAGTCGTTCCAGTGGTTCACCGGGGACGAAGCGTGGTTCCAGCGCCGTGTCGAGGAGGGTGAGGAGAACCCGGTCGGCGGCCTCGAAGAGGTCCTCAACGAGATCTCGCCGATCGAAGACTTCTCCGGTTCGATGTCCCTGTCCTTCTCCGCCCCGCGCTTCGACGAGGTCAAGGCCTCGATCGAAGAGTGCAAGGACAAGGACATGACGTACGCCGCCCCGCTGTTCGTCACGGCGGAGTTCGTCAACAACAACACGGGTGAGATCAAGAGCCAGACGGTCTTCCTCGGCGACTTCCCGGTGATGACCGACAAGGGCACCTTCGTCATCAACGGCACCGAGCGTGTCGTGGTGTCCCAGCTGGTCCGCTCCCCGGGCGTCTACTACTCCAAGGACATCGACAAGACCTCCGACAAGGACGTCTTCAGCGTCCGGGTCATCCCGAGCCGGGGTGCCTGGCTGGAGTTCGACGTCGACAAGCGCGACACCGTCGGCGTCCGCATCGACCGCAAGCGCCGCCAGCCCGTCACCGTGCTGCTGAAGGCGCTCGGCTGGACCACCGAGGCGATCCGCGAGCGCTTCTCCTTCTCGGAGACGCTGCTGGCCACCCTCGAGAAGGACCACACCGCCGGCACCGACGAGGCGCTGCTCGACATCTACCGCAAGCTCCGCCCGGGCGAACCGCCCACGAAGGAGAGCGCGCAGACCCTGCTGGAGAACCTGTTCTTCAAGGCGAAGCGCTACGACCTGGCCAAGGTCGGCCGGTACAAGGTCAACAAGAAGCTGGGCCTGTCGACGCCGATCGACAACGGGACGCTGACCGAAGAGGACATCGTCACGATCATCGAGTACCTGGTCCGGCTGCACGCCGGCGAGGACAAGATGGACGCGGCGAACGGCACCGAGATCCCGGTCGAGACCGACGACATCGACCACTTCGGCAACCGCCGCATCCGCACCGTCGGCGAGCTGATCCAGAACCAGATCCGGGTCGGCCTGTCGCGCACCGAGCGCGTCGTCCGCGAGCGCATGACCACGCAGGACGTCGAGGCGATCACCCCGCAGACCCTGATCAACATCCGCCCGATCGGCGCGGCGATCAAGGAGTTCTTCGGCACCTCGCAGCTGTCGCAGTTCATGCAGCAGACGAACCCGATCGACGGCCTGACCCACAAGCGCCGCCTCAACGCGCTGGGCCCGGGTGGTCTGTCGCGTGAGCGCGCCGGCATGGAGGTCCGCGACGTCCACCCGTCGCACTACGGCCGGATGTGCCCGATCGAGACGCCGGAAGGCCCGAACATCGGCCTGATCGGCTCGCTCTGCTCCTACGCGCGGGTCAACCCGTTCGGCTTCATCGAGACGCCGTACCGCAAGGTCGTCGAGGGCCGGGTCACCGACCAGATCGACTACCTGACGGCCGACGAGGAAGACCGCTACGTCAAGGCCCAGGCCAACGCGCCGATCGACGACGACGGCAACTTCGTCGAAGACCGGGTCATGGCCCGCCGCAAGGGTGGCGAGGTCGAGCTGATCGACCCGCTCGACATCGACTACATGGACGTGTCGCCGCGGCAGATGGTCTCGATCGCGACGGCGATGATCCCGTTCCTCGAGCACGACGACGCGAACCGCGCGCTGATGGGCGCGAACATGCAGCGTCAGGCCGTGCCGCTGCTCCGCAGCCAGGCGCCGTACGTCGGCACCGGCGTGGAGCTGCGCGCCGCGATCGACTCCGGCGACATGCTGGTCGCCGAGCAGTCGGGCGTGGTCGAGGAGCTGTCGGCCGACCTCATCACGGTCATGCACGACGACGGCACGCGGAAGGCCTACAGCCTCTACAAGTTCCGCCGCTCGAACCACGGCACCTGCTTCAACCACCGCCCGATCGTCAACGAGGGCGACCGGGTCGAAGCCGGTCAGGTCATCGCCGACGGCCCGTCCACCGAAAACGGTGAGGTCGCCCTCGGCAAGAACCTGCTGGTCGCGGTCATGCCGTGGGAGGGCCACAACTACGAGGACGCGATCATCCTCTCCGAGCGCCTGGTGCAGGACGACGTGCTGACGTCGATCCACATCGAGGAGCACGAGATCGACGCCCGCGACACCAAGCTGGGCGCCGAGGAGATCACCCGGGACATCCCGAACGTCTCCGAGGAGGTCCTGGCCGACCTCGACGAGCGCGGCATCATCCGCATCGGTGCCGAGGTCCGCGACGGCGACATCCTGGTCGGCAAGGTCACGCCGAAGGGCGAGACCGAGCTGACCCCGGAGGAGCGCCTGCTCCGCGCGATCTTCGGCGAGAAGGCCCGCGAAGTCCGCGACACCTCGCTGAAGGTGCCGCACGGCGAGACCGGCAAGGTCATCGGCATCCGGGTGTTCTCCCGCGAGGACGACGACGAGCTGCCCCCGGGCGTCAACGAGCTGGTCCGCGTCTACGTGGCCCAGAAGCGCAAGATCCAGCCGGGCGACAAGCTCGCCGGCCGGCACGGCAACAAGGGTGTCATCGGCAAGATCCTGCCGGTCGAGGACATGCCGTTCATGGAGGACGGCACCCCGGTCGACATCATCCTGAACACCCACGGTGTGCCGCGTCGTATGAACATCGGCCAGATCCTCGAGCTGCACCTGGGCTGGCTGGCGTCGCAGGGCTGGACGATCGAGGGCGACCCGGACTGGGCGAAGAACCTGTCGCCCGAGCTCCGCGACGTCGAGCCCGGCACGAACACCGCCACCCCGGTGTTCGACGGTGCGAAGGAAGAGGAGCTCACCGGGCTGCTCGCCAGCACGAAGCCGAACCGCGACGGCGAGCGGATGGTGAAGGAGAACGGGAAGGCCAACCTGTTCGACGGCCGCTCCGGCGAGCCGTACCCGTACCCGGTGTCCGTCGGCTACATGTACATCCTGAAGCTGCACCACCTGGTCGACGACAAGATCCACGCCCGCTCCACCGGTCCGTACTCGATGATCACGCAGCAGCCGCTGGGTGGTA
This region includes:
- a CDS encoding DNA-directed RNA polymerase subunit beta; the protein is MAVSPANQATAATNSAESRSEATGIPGAPKRVSFAKIREPLNTPNLLDVQIQSFQWFTGDEAWFQRRVEEGEENPVGGLEEVLNEISPIEDFSGSMSLSFSAPRFDEVKASIEECKDKDMTYAAPLFVTAEFVNNNTGEIKSQTVFLGDFPVMTDKGTFVINGTERVVVSQLVRSPGVYYSKDIDKTSDKDVFSVRVIPSRGAWLEFDVDKRDTVGVRIDRKRRQPVTVLLKALGWTTEAIRERFSFSETLLATLEKDHTAGTDEALLDIYRKLRPGEPPTKESAQTLLENLFFKAKRYDLAKVGRYKVNKKLGLSTPIDNGTLTEEDIVTIIEYLVRLHAGEDKMDAANGTEIPVETDDIDHFGNRRIRTVGELIQNQIRVGLSRTERVVRERMTTQDVEAITPQTLINIRPIGAAIKEFFGTSQLSQFMQQTNPIDGLTHKRRLNALGPGGLSRERAGMEVRDVHPSHYGRMCPIETPEGPNIGLIGSLCSYARVNPFGFIETPYRKVVEGRVTDQIDYLTADEEDRYVKAQANAPIDDDGNFVEDRVMARRKGGEVELIDPLDIDYMDVSPRQMVSIATAMIPFLEHDDANRALMGANMQRQAVPLLRSQAPYVGTGVELRAAIDSGDMLVAEQSGVVEELSADLITVMHDDGTRKAYSLYKFRRSNHGTCFNHRPIVNEGDRVEAGQVIADGPSTENGEVALGKNLLVAVMPWEGHNYEDAIILSERLVQDDVLTSIHIEEHEIDARDTKLGAEEITRDIPNVSEEVLADLDERGIIRIGAEVRDGDILVGKVTPKGETELTPEERLLRAIFGEKAREVRDTSLKVPHGETGKVIGIRVFSREDDDELPPGVNELVRVYVAQKRKIQPGDKLAGRHGNKGVIGKILPVEDMPFMEDGTPVDIILNTHGVPRRMNIGQILELHLGWLASQGWTIEGDPDWAKNLSPELRDVEPGTNTATPVFDGAKEEELTGLLASTKPNRDGERMVKENGKANLFDGRSGEPYPYPVSVGYMYILKLHHLVDDKIHARSTGPYSMITQQPLGGKAQFGGQRFGEMECWAMQAYGAAYTLQELLTIKSDDVVGRVKVYEAIVKGENIPEPGIPESFKVLLKELQSLCLNVEVLSSDGAAIEMRDSDDEDLERAAANLGINLSRNESPSVDDVVH